The DNA segment TGGGATTAGTTTTGGGTAGGTTTTGATTATTTGTGCTTCTGTTAGGTGTTTTTGTGTTTAGGGTTTTGGGtctaaaattgggcttgtacatcCATTTTTAGGGATAATGGTCAGGGATTCAAGTGGGAGGGTTTTGAATTTTACCATGCACCTAAATGAACACATATCAACTAGTTTTGTTGTAGAGGCGATTGCGTGTGTCCAGGAGATTCGGCTAGGGCCGGATTTGGGAATCGTGAAGGTTGAAATTGAGGGCGATGCATTGTTAGTCATAAAGAAGGTGCAAATAGGGAATACATATAAATCTGAAATCTGTGCCTATGTATTAAGCGCTAGAATGCTAAGCTTTAATTACGAAGGATTCTTCTTTAGACATACCTCGAGACAAGCAAATAAAGTGGCGCATGCATTCGCAATGGAAGGGTTAAAAAGGAATAGGGGGTACTTATTTGCAAAATGGATTTCCTCAGTCGACTGCTATGAAGGCAGAGGCTGACTGCCAAAGAGTATCTCTGAGAGAGTAAGTGGCGTAGTGAGGTTTGCATGGTGGAACAGAAGGGGATAGATAGAACAGAAGAATCGGTCAAGTTTGAAAAGGGTTTACTGCCGACTAGGGGTTTATTGAGCGAAACCTCGGTCAAAATGATCTATCGATGAACAAAGTGGATGGGTTAGTGGGGCTACCTAGAAATCAAGCTGGTTGAAGAAAACATCGGGTTTGTGATTAGTTTTGCACTCTTTAAGAGAGGTGCCTCCGGTTTCTGGCATGAGTTTCGGCGAACAGATGATCAGTCGATGAGCGGGAACTGATGGGTTCTGGATGTTTTGAGAGGAGTTTCGATCGTCGAAAGATTGGCTTCTGATTAGGGATgtcaatttggtttttttttttttctaggaGACCACTGGGTTCCTTTCGggtttgttttagtttaatttttattttatttcttttttcttttgaaataaatgCATGCCAActgtatttttcaaaaaaaaatacatgtgaaaaGTAAATTCACAAATACATGTTTACTTCTATATATTTTTGCCACATGCACTGCATTAGATGACTTGGCAGCTTCATAAAGCCACGGTTCATAGTTATACAATAGGATCCAATTTGGCAATTTCTCTCATCTTTTACTAGCCTTGTGCTTAGTGATGGCAGCGGAACTGTCTAACCCTAACCCGATGGTCATGCCTCGATCTTGACCGGTTCTGACCTAAAAAATATAGCCTATCTAGTCtctaaaaattgataaaatattctGATCTTAACatgattcaaattaaattttattttgattcaaattaaattttatttcaatttcaaattttatttctcGTTCTTTTAATGTGTAATGTGTTGCAAACTAATTAAGTTCTCATCTGAAAGGATGTCAATGTTAGCACAAACtaccatataatataaatatagagAGAGTGGCAAAATTAAGAGGATTGGTAGAGACTCGatacttttaaaatgaaaaatttttcatttaaatatttttataatttataaaattttaaattaaaaataataaaattacactttaattttttaaaatgataaaaatttaatttaattctttaaaatttataagaatataaactattaaaataataaaattatatttttaatataataaaaatatacaatttaatcctgatgctctcaaaataaaatttagccatgtatatatatgtattaaatgtAACAAGGAGACTTTGAAGGCCGGCTCGCTTGTCTTGTAATGAATATGAAAACAAATGTGATATAGGTGAGAACATTGGGTAAGATTGAGGCGTAAAAACCTATAAAACTCATACATCTATTGATGCCTTCACAAGTTTCCATCGAAAATCATTGTCGTTTCTTCAGGAAGAAAGAAATGGGCTGTGCTGCTGCTGCTCCTACATTGGTTTGCGTGAAGCGAGTGAAGCAAGATGAAGCAGAAGAGTGGGACGAAACCATGCCATTGCCCGGAGACATCATCGAAGGGTTTGCCGAAAAGGATGGCgacgacgacgatgatgatgatgcGTCATTTGTGGCTGTTAAAGGTAGGTCGGAACTGAGTTCGCAGCTGGGGAAGATGGTCCAAAAGGTGGAGACGATATGGGTGAAGGTTAGGAGAGGCGACAGAACGCATAAGCTTCGTGTTCGGGTTGTGGCGGACAAGAGCTACATATTGCATAAGAAGTATACGATCAGAGCGGCTAGGGATGACAGACATATTGCAGTTTTGGGTGATTTGACGTTGGAGAAATGCACTACACTTCAAGGTGGGTGtcttttacttttctttctttttttttctttttttcctcccTTGCTATTTCATAGGTATGCTCATAGGTAGGtgtgataaaaattgaattattttttgaattggatTGGGAGTTAAATGGATTAGGtcatccattttcaatttaatttatctgATGGTGGATTCggttttaatgaaaaaaaaaagtcataaaattaaataaataaattatttaaaattttataaaatttgattcaGTCACTAGctaaataaatttttatctttattgGTACTAATTTGCAtatcaattctttcttttttaacttAATGTCTTGTTAAGTTTTTAATccaattaatttagtttaatttcaataatattaataaaaataatttaacttaatggaattttattttattggttcAAATTTATTTGGTtcattaatttttacaaatttaaaaagtttatacgcttttaaagtttttttacatatacaaaatatttacttttaaaattataaacaattttatgttaaataaataaataaaatttgatttgatttgaatgataatttttttattttataaatttaaatcgaattcaaccaaataaatttaaataatgacTAAACTCAATCCAACACTAGTTTCCATTtcagttttttattttcttggttCTTTTTCTGGTCAGCCCTACGTCATGGTAGCTAGAAGCATGTTGCAATGAAATTATGGTTtttatctctctattcaatttaagaattgaatttatgttgtttaatttgatattatttgttatttttgttattatttatgttatgctttaatctaaattattaaaattattaaaaaaaattagagtggaataaaaatttaaaatttggaattttttatttagaatataAAATGAGTTTTCTTTTTCTATAATACTTTAGGTATTGAGTATCTAAATTTGAGACCTACCATGTGCAATTATATGTGTAGGTCTTTGAGTTTTATCATGAGAGTTTTAGGCCAATTGAGTCTAATTTGTTGGCTTTAGTTTGGATTATATTGGatcttaatttttttgtattgaaATAGTTTGACTTTATTTAATACTCGAAATAGTCTAATTGTAATAATTTGATACTTGTGATTACTTGGATTTGTACTTGTAATTGTAATATACTTGTTacaattaaaaaaacttaaaaaacatatatatatatatattaaccaaaaaCATGTAATCCAAGGCATTGATTTGGTTATATCAAAGTTCCATATACGTTTAGTGATTGAATCAAACATAGTAAGATGCAGAAATGAGCAGGAGGATTGTGAATGTAGCATTTAGAGGGTTCAACCGAAAGGAAGTGAAGTACGATTGGAAGAGGAAAGTGGATACTTACTTGCCGGATCAAGCCTCCACTGTGGTCGCTTCCATTCTTTTCATGCCTTTTCAAGGTGAATATTACATTGAGGCTACCATATCAAGGTGCATGGCTTGGTTTTCTGCAGCTGTATCTTCTGGGGTTCCTCTTGTCTTCGTCAATATCCAAACTGAACAGATTGTCATTTCGGTACCTACCTCACCTCTCTCTCAAttttcagctatatatatatatgtaggtaaGTGAGATTTTCTAGGTTAATCCCTCTGCTATGCTAAAACTAGgaatttagtcccttcactttaGTTTTCATAAATTAAATCTCTGTTGGTGTTGCATATCTATGGCAACATATTTTCCTCCAAAGGAGAAAACAAAtcaaaatggaaaggaaataagTCGAGGAGGGAAGCAACAAAACACAAGTACATCTGTAGAATTAGTGCAAGGCATAAGGCTATGGTTTCTACCTGGAGTGGAACAAGTATTGCTTGAAATGATACCTGAACCTGGAGAAACTCGGTTCGGTTTGGACATAAAACGAACCGACGAGGTAATTTCATTCCCACTTAtctcttcactttttttttgggtttaattaATTCATATGCATGTGACTCAATATTTCTTGTTTTTCATTAGGGTTTTATATGCGTGGGCGAAGTAACAAAGGGTTCGGCTGCCGACCGTGCTGGCTTGCAGCAACTACTTGATGAAGCCAATCTTACAAAGCATCTGCTTGTTATCTCTCGGTTAGAAGGCAAGAGTGTAATGCCTTCGACCGTTGGCTCTGCTGGGTTTATACATTGTTGTGATCACGATGAAATAAAGGACGCCCTAGCTTCGGCGATAGAAGGATTGGATATAATTCAACTTCATATCATGGCCCGGCCTAATCAAACTCGACCAGAAACCCCGCAAGCGATCGCCCCTGAGACCCTCAGGCCTCCTAAGCCGCCGCTGTGATGCTATTAACCTAAGACCAGTTCGATGAGAACAAGGGCATTGTCTAGAATATAAGAAACCCTGTTGCAAGCTGAATTGTAAGGATCACGTAGAACCTTAAAAGATGGGAATTGGCCCAATCTAATGTTTGCAAAAAGACGTTGTATGAGAATTAGATGTTAATtgatatcaataaaaaatttaaacataatataaatgtgaATATAGCCTGCTTAAGTATATCGTATGCCTTATTATCTTAAATTGCTTCAAAAGGCATCtaacaatttttaatttgaatCTATAACTATCGTTATTTATTGAGTCGATATCTAAGTAATGTTTGAGGTTTaagttttgtaaataaaaaaaaaatagtgaaagagttctatattatatttaagaattaaatttatctcAATGTCAGATTTAATTGAAATCAATATAATTATTGAATATGGAAACCAATCTAAAACTTGAGCTTGATTTTCCAGAATTCCCTCAGCTATTGGCACGCCATGCTAGAAAAAAACACTCCATAGGGGAGTAGAATTGACCATCACATCCTTCATGTTCTCAACTTTTTGTCAGTCTCAAACCTTTTTTATGCACACAATCTctgcaaaagaaaattaaattcttCAGCTTTGTAGAACAAATTGATAAGCTTTTTCAATTCCCACAATTAGGGTCCTCTGTCCAAAGTTGCAACATAAACTATTGGACAATCAGCCAGGGGAAAGGATACTCGTATTAGGACTGAATTTCTTCTTATTGAGTCAATTCTCCTTTCTATCTCTTCTTCTCTTGTAAACTTTTCTAGCAACTTCCACATCTTCTTGTCTAATGCTGGTAATgagattatttttaataagattaaaaaaaatattagtggTGAGATTAATTATTGTAATATTGAGATTGGGTACTGTAAGGCTCAGGTCATAATTAATTGTGAGATATGTGTTTGAATGCATACACAATGGTGGCGGAGAGATGAAATGAAAATGACCATTAATGACATTAATTTAAAGATGTgctattatatattttatatatttttagtaacTAGTTCCTATGTTACGTGAGTTGCACatgattttatgtgtttattttttaagtttattaaataatatatttttataatttttttaaaaaatatatagttgCTAATTAAATGAGAattgatataatttataataaaaagtgtattaattttgaaaaataatggatagaataaaataacattttaaaagtaaagaaaataaaataaaaaagaagaaggaggaggaggaggaagcaACCAATAGTAAAAGATttagtaattagataaaataactTGTCATTTGAATATAAGTCAAAATTGTACCTACAAAAATAATTACATCAATACTAGATTGCCTTTAACATAATATTTCACAACGCAatgataaacaacatttacaattgtgtaaatattattaaaattaaataataataaaactatcaaatatcaaataatattaaaagtactattaaaatcaaataatattaaaattatctaatatcaaataataattaaatatctcAAATACTAATGAAAATCATGCATTTTTTATGATGGAAACAAAATCTATTAAATAAAGCTAAAATGTCATTCTTCCAATATTTgtttaaatgttattttgaatgaaaatgacttgctaatacatatatttataatgttgaaaattagttttaatttatatataattaaaacagtaattaattgataattaatctaaaataatatatgtaatttaatatgGATCCAAAgtctaattaagtaataataaaaaCTACAATGATAATGattatgattataattataattattttatattaatatttttttgaatgtaATTTTATAATAGAAACATTcctaataaatattatatttatttatatattatattattgattttatatatttaaaaaaacatgagAAATATAGATAACACAAAATACTAATTCTTAATTGGTCGATTTTCTTTATCTTAATTTCCTAGTAAAATATAAGTCATATTATTTGTCAGTTGAGATTTGTATTAGATAGAACTGATCTGATTAGAtgcaattaatatttataaaaatacttaatacttaatttaattataaaatgtagaatgtattataaaatataaaaattatagataatacaaaatatattttatgaaaaacaaTTGTGCATaagtataatatttaataaattcaaataaaaattactaTACTTATCTTATCCTATGAAGGAGTTAACTAAgttaacaattaattataaaaccAAAGTAAACACTATGGTGGAGTTAGTTAAGTTAACAATTACTTATTAAACTAAGTATACATTATATAAAGTAAGAAACATTAAGATAACTTAAAAGATAAAAGTGACAAGTAAAATTTTATAAGCacaaatttataatgaaattctCAACATCATTTATCATATAACAAGAAGTATTAAACatgttttaattcaattcataatctagtgattataaatatatatttttagttttactttGACATTCTTGAATTTATTCatcttattaaattttttataacctTAGTAAAACAGGACTCGGACGTTCGGGAATTCCATCCCAACACAATCAAGTATGTATTTATAACATTGCACAAAATATACATTCCAACCTACACATCCAATATATAGCACTAAGAGTGCTCCAACCCACACAACCACAGTTCTCAAAAGAGAACATCATTTTGGCCTGCATTGAATGCCAAGCCAAAGTAACATAATAACTCTCCAAATCTTCACATAATTTGTATGCACGCTAAAAATCCCTAGTGGCATATCAACCGTGTCCTAAACCTCCTACTTAGTTTACAAGGGCATTTTACTCAACCTCCATATAAATAGGATTCTACAATGAAAATATCCACTTGTATGAGTCTGCCAAGAATGAGTACGTTCTCTTGTAATCTATCATTATGTGCGAGCTATCtatttatgtaaatatgtatatgaAAGATATGACAGTTCGTATGGACTTCCATTATTAATATGCAATGCAGTCTTTCTTATGAATCCGCTAGTATGTTTTGAAAAGCTTGAATCCGCATACTTGGGTTAGAAACATGAATCCATGAGGGTCGTAATACCAATCCAAGTTTCGTTAAGACAAACTGCTAAAAGTAGTCCGTAATAGGGCCTATTTAGCCAAGATTGGTCATATTTGGATGTCTATAATTATGGGTGCAATGAGTTTTATGGAAATTATCTATGGGTTATCTTTTACAGGTTTGCAAGTAAGAATCCACAAAGATTCCCTCTCTATGAAATAGATGCATAAGAGGTTGCGAAGGCAACTAATAAAGATAGAGTCCGCAGAGATAATTCGCTAAGAGATCAATTGCTATTAAATTTGTATTCTAGTAGTACAACTATGAAATCTCTCTATTAGAATCTTTATGTGTGCAAGGCTTCATATAGCCGCACATGACTCACATGGTGTGCTTGTGTTTCATgccatgtaacaatcgaaatagggacatattaccatgtcccagctcgtgtccgtacctgtgtaactctctgacttgggtcacatggccaagccacacgcccgtgtgctaagccatgtaactgcctgacttgcaacctttaaaatctacaagggacacacagtcatgtcccatggccgtgtgtcacacacggttgagacacaagtcagtgtcttaggctgtgtggacaagaaattaTCCAAAATTAAGCCATTTCTTCACCCACTTCAAGCATGTAACTAAACATAATTTGCACATATGACCAAGATATTAAAACATGCCCAAAACATACATAAAATGACCAGTTCACTCTACCATTAAtctatacaaccaatatgccattaagACACCTCAATCACAAACTATCAAACATATCTAAACATATGCATATTTGACCATACATCAACCAAAAACATATAACTTATttctataccaaaacataccataattgaccaTATACTGTGTCCTTGAAGGCTTGCCATTTGGACTATTACTCACATGCATCATATTACATAAGTGATACAAACCAACCAATTCCAAATGAAACCAAGTAaccaacttatatatatacataccaaattcaaCATTTAGCACTAAAGTCAAACTTTAAACataagtttcctatacatgccattataacattggctagaacataaaaaaactaccgatatattcgctggatagtgtgataggtctctgatGAGCTTTTAACCTGAACGAGCTTTCGATTATCTATAacacataggaaagaaaactacgtaagtaCAAAATGCTTAGcaagttcgtaaaacatgaacataacttaccatttcaattcataacattaaaattaagcatAATATAATTTGACCAAAAGCTTAACATAAGCCTAGGCACcaccaacaacacatgttagcatattcAAACATATTCCATATGAATTTAACATATGTAAGCCATTACACATGAACATAATTCATTTGAATTAATCTTTTTCCTTAATATATCATAGTTTCAATGAAACTTACCGAATTGCACCTAACAACACCGAATTGCAGAATCTAATGGAAATTTCATTTCCCCATCCATTCACCCATTCCTCTATTTCTCCATTTCTAACATTGATGCTCGAACACTATAGTGTCCCCTCCACAAGGCCCTGTGCTTTGTATATCACAGTTTGCACCTAAAAACACTGAATTGAAAAATCTAACAGAAACTTAGCTTCCCTCCATACTCCACAATTCATAAACACACAGACACATGCATATTATCACTTAACATAATAACGTGGACACACTTACGGACACTCATGTACATACTCATCTTTATGCATATATAGCATTCAAAGCACATCCATGTATGGAGTATGGAAACTTACCTAATGCTTCATTACTTCATTAGCTTACCTTTTCCGAATGTCAGAGCTTCCATTCTCCTggcagctaagcatgacaaccaaatTCATAAGTTAAATTTAGCAATTTCAGCTTAAAAACTTGGTTTCCAAAAACGTgctaaattttgggttttttctagggttgtcaagcctagggttttaagttcttcctatccTAATCAGCTCCGCTAAGAAACCCTACATAAGAGTTAATTAATCCCaaatccactcgttaatctcctaTTACTGGATTAGTTCCCCATGGATCTAACACACATCATGAACTTGATTAAAAacataaacattaaaaacaaatcaaGTGAAGAGATGAGAAGAATCCTGATATATTAATAGCAGCGCTAATGGTAATTTGTCGAATAGTTTAGTGGATCCACAATCTAAACTCCGTGAGGAACGAactaaaaactaaactaaaattacAACTAAAAAGAAAcctaaattacaaataaaaataaaactaaataggagacgaaaaattaaactaagtaaaaactaTTCATAAACTATGTAGAGCAAGCCTCTTTATAGGTCTAGTGTTGGTCGTTGGTCCTTGACCTAATTCAATTGACTAATCTTTGTTAGTGTGTTGTGTAGACGGAAAtacctttaattaattttttagcctcATTACATCCGTGTCGAGACACCCTCTGGCTTGTGTCACGATACGGTTGGCAATTTACTGGTTTGGGCATGTCTCTAGGGCTATTTTGCGACATCGTAGGTAGTCTAAtccttttatatttcttttttttttatgttttgacaTCCTGGCTCCGTGTTACAATATCATGGGCAGTCTCTTCACTTCGTACCTCCGAATAATGTTTTGTACACTTATTGGACATGTTAGTCTACCTTTAGGCCTCTCTTGGCCCACAAGGTCATATAAATACTGAAATTGCTCAGTTTGTTatctaaaaactaaaaatgaaaactaaacaaaaacataACTAAATTGCTTTCATACTAGCTCATTAAGTACCAAAAATACTTTAATCTGCTACAAAAATTGTGGTAGATCAAACTCCAccacacttaagtcatttcttGTATTCAAGcaagaaaacataaaaatgaaaatataaaagacaACCCCTGAGCAAGTATGATACAAAGATTAGTTTCAAAGCGAAGTAAATAGGGGTAATCATAAATACACATAATTCTATCATGATATGTAAAGGACTTACCACTATCAACCTCAAACACCTcagttcagtatattacaaagcaTTTAAACAAAAAGATCATCTAATACATTGGTCCATCAAGAAATTACATAAGGCTTTTGATTACACTAGTGAAACACAAACAACTATTATCGTCATCACTTAATACAATGTTCACTCACAAATAGATTTacctaggtcacataggacttttcgtCTTGTAGATTTCTGAGGCTTAAGGTTGGTATGGAATTGAAGAACATGGAGCATCAAAATGGTTTCAAGTATGAAATTAGTTTGGCACATTGTACTGTTCCCTATTCACCCCCTTTAGTGTCCCATTCCCGTTCATCGCCTTATCTCtcattctctcaccttccttatttcttcATGTAAGAAGTCATAGTGAAAACTAGCAACTATAGTCAGCTTACGAGTTTTTGTACATTAATAACAGAGTGTTTCTATTTTTATAACCTTGTTTTTGGATCACTTTGACTTTTTTAATGGTTTCTCACTCATAATGCTTTTTGACTTCCCACGCGTGTTTGCGTTAAAACAAatgattttggaaatttttttttgaaaagcagtTTTAACTGCAAATGTGTAGGTCAGCTATAATATTTATACTGTTCGATGAAACACCAGAGTATTTCAAGGGGTCAAACCCAAAGAGATGGTGATTGAGTAATAAATAACGCACACTTTAGAGTCTAAGTGGCTACTAGTACGATTTTATAGTACAGTAAATCATAACAAGAAATTGTTGCAAGGAAATTAAATACACTACTTTAGCgaccaaattgtaaagagtaCAAGACTACAAAATTAACCAATAATTGTCTAATGGTCGGTTGACTTCAATGTGGTTCGTCGATCTTCGAATGAGGGACTTAAATTGCTTAAATTACTAAAGTGACTCAattttatctctcgatctcaattttaccaaattatacAAATTAGTTCAATTTATCTCTCGGTATCACTTGTCTAAATGTTCTCTTAGGGgtgtcaatcctaagtttttaggttcattcaaattaattaaatttattatgatttgGTCTTTCATCCAAAAATCAACTCACcaacatctccatcaaccaaccccctTAAAGGTTTAACTACTCATGCTGGAAATACAACTACCAACCATGGAAATGAAAAACAAAGAAGTCATTAaagtaaagcttaagaaaaatatagaaattgagattttttatgcaagaaagcttaaagaaaatgaaattaaaagcatTCAACAAGAAAGTCTAAAGCAAGAAACACAAAAGGAACAAACTTTAATAGAtttaaagtaaagaaaatatgaatACATCAAACTAGAGCCAACAATGTCATTACAACCAAAGTACAGAGACTGAAAGtgcaaataaacctaagctacagTGATAACTAACTTCACTAACTACGAGAACgctaagaacaaaaataaagtataGTAAAACTAACTCTAAAActaagaaaggagaaaagaaaatataaaccttagaaaaagttgcaaaaaaaaaaaactaagataaAACTTAGAGAAACTAAGActaaaactaagctaatgtgtgtATCTCTCTCCTCAGCGAAAATTGGCTATTTTAGGCTGATGGCTAATAAATTTTTGTTTCCAAAATTGCCTTTACAGAAGCCTTGTGTGATTggtgtaacacctttaacccgtatccgtcgctagaaCAGGGTTATAGAACATTACCAGAGTTTATAGAATAACTTCATGTAATTCATGTCATTCACTATTCATATCCGAAACTAATCATCTTATCCCTTGAATGGAAACTCGATGcctaatttaaacattaaagtCAAGTTGGGATTAAATTGGGATCTCaaaaaatttttcgtgaaattgcaaaatttttcttatatacagggcatacacgcccgtgtggtcaaggCACATGCTTGTGTCATAAGCCGTAtccgaccctgtgtaactctctgacttatgtTACACGGTCTGCCACACACCTATGTACTAGGCCATGTGGTCagtttaattttcacaaattaggtgcaggtttcatacggctaagacatacgcccgtgttctaggccgtgtagcatacacagctaagacacacgcctttgtctctgcccgtgtgccaattttgagcattttgtttctcaattttaagatgtaggggacacacggctaaaccacatcccatgtgtcaggccgtgtgtcacacatggttaagATACATGCTtttgtgtctacctgtgtggacaaaataaaaccatttcctagctttatttcttaCCAAAATTTGCCACCAACCTACATCAATACTTGCaaacatataccaaccaattcaagtatTAAAATCAAACCAATTCTAACATCTAACGTgatatatcattacatgcatttatgtttataatcttaccttttaATAACATACATGTTTAACGTAATTCAATCAATCCACACTAAACACATTAGTAATTATCATGATATACCTTATAAATATGCCATAACAAactattactagccattccaatggctagattacaaacaatcatttacaagccaacattagttcaagttaacctatacatgccgttataccaaaataagtttactatttataccaaaacaagttgATAGATactgtgatgatgctccaaccattctccaaccttaacgagctttcgagcactataaaacagagaaaataaaaactagtaagcatttaatgcttagtaagttcatataactgggattaaacttaccaattacaTTCATTAATATAAGCATACAATGACATGCTTTCCAACAAATTGGCAAGTTTTtctaatcacatacactcaaataagcaagttagtcacataattcacatatacatcaagtaagcatagatgagctcatcatgttacAATCTTCAGATATTTTAGAAACGTTCGAGACATGattcttttaatttcataatttctcatgTCAGAGTCTtatccgttgaattattgaaatatcgatggatatttaag comes from the Gossypium hirsutum isolate 1008001.06 chromosome A06, Gossypium_hirsutum_v2.1, whole genome shotgun sequence genome and includes:
- the LOC107963005 gene encoding uncharacterized protein; this encodes MPSQVSIENHCRFFRKKEMGCAAAAPTLVCVKRVKQDEAEEWDETMPLPGDIIEGFAEKDGDDDDDDDASFVAVKGRSELSSQLGKMVQKVETIWVKVRRGDRTHKLRVRVVADKSYILHKKYTIRAARDDRHIAVLGDLTLEKCTTLQEMSRRIVNVAFRGFNRKEVKYDWKRKVDTYLPDQASTVVASILFMPFQGEYYIEATISRCMAWFSAAVSSGVPLVFVNIQTEQIVISEKTNQNGKEISRGGKQQNTSTSVELVQGIRLWFLPGVEQVLLEMIPEPGETRFGLDIKRTDEGFICVGEVTKGSAADRAGLQQLLDEANLTKHLLVISRLEGKSVMPSTVGSAGFIHCCDHDEIKDALASAIEGLDIIQLHIMARPNQTRPETPQAIAPETLRPPKPPL